A single window of Sander lucioperca isolate FBNREF2018 chromosome 22, SLUC_FBN_1.2, whole genome shotgun sequence DNA harbors:
- the LOC116060992 gene encoding slit homolog 3 protein: MPVRACTMLGVLPLLNTVLGFQLCPSLCLCYESSDLVDCRSRGLVRVPPSVPHGTWLLDLSGNKLTKVHTRSFVGLWSLKILLMSNNSIQTLQPQSLSSLQFLERLDLSFNRLRWLPQDFSQSLPSLQELRLDHNLLQHLDSTSLVDFENLRKLDLSYNRIRAMDVRAFSSLSRLSLLNLEANRLNVLKDGLLSRQQRLEVLLLSHNNISLIENEALAPLRSLTLLGLKGNQLEHIRFKTFLKLQTTTTTTTHLQLSFNHWTCDCELQRVFGKIRRVQHLHVDDYKDIICHAPAQQAGSFLESLDSQLCITETASVLVITITVVLAVIGTLVKGEHNWKTNKQTVSDTESER; encoded by the exons ATGCCTGTGCGTGCCTGCACAATGCTCGGTGTGCTTCCTCTTCTCAACACAGTGTTGGGCTTCCAGCTGTGTCCCAGCCTCTGCCTGTGCTACGAATCCTCTGACCTGGTGGACTGCCGGTCTCGTGGTCTGGTCCGGGTCCCTCCCAGTGTCCCCCACGGCACCTGGCTGTTGGATTTGAGTGGAAACAAGCTGACTAAGGTACACACCAGATCCTTCGTggggctgtggtcactgaagaTCCTCCTAATGTCCAACAACAGCATCCAAACTCTGCAGCCACAG TCTCTGTCATCACTGCAGTTTCTGGAGAGGCTGGACTTGAGTTTTAACCGGCTGCGTTGGCTCCCTCAGGACTTCTCTCAGAGTCTGCCCTCTCTCCAGGAGCTCCGACTGGACCACAACCTGCTGCAGCACCTGGACTCTACTTCACTGGTTGATTTTGAAAACCTGAGGAAACTGGACCTCAGTTACAACCGCATCCGGGCGATGGATGTCAGGGCTTTCAGTAGCCTGTCTCGGCTGAGCCTCCTCAACCTGGAAGCAAACAGGCTGAATGTGCTTAAAGATGGCCTGCTGAGTAGGCAGCAACGCCTGGAGGTGCTGCTGCTCAGCCACAACAACATCTCACTGATCGAGAATGAGGCTCTGGCTCCTTTGCGGAGTCTGACTCTGCTGGGTCTCAAGGGAAACCAGCTGGAGCACATCAGGTTCAAGACCTTCCTGAAGCTCcagaccaccaccaccaccaccacccaccTTCAACTATCTTTCAACCACTGGACCTGTGACTGCGAGCTGCAGCGCGTCTTTGGCAAGATCCGTCGTGTTCAGCATCTGCATGTGGATGACTACAAGGACATCATCTGCCATGCTCCTGCTCAGCAAGCCGGGAGCTTCCTGGAATCACTGGACAGCCAGCTGTGTATCACTGAGACAGCATCTGTGCTCGTCATCACCATCACTGTGGTGCTGGCTGTGATTGGTACCCTGGTCAAAGGGGAGCACAACTGGAAGACGAACAAACAAACTGTAAGTGATACAGAGTCAGAAAGATAA